In Pseudorasbora parva isolate DD20220531a chromosome 9, ASM2467924v1, whole genome shotgun sequence, the following proteins share a genomic window:
- the si:dkey-127k13.1 gene encoding PWWP domain-containing DNA repair factor 3B isoform X6, producing MIAGMSSAENLNAHHRRNPRRTCRISDFLSELNKPVSSFKAYILHSKETTASQDLNTAESCRQRKVKKEKEKPQIVNQNALPDASPCLQKSTYELLGINGEISSNSHKPEPLVPQKMTTPKCPSKTSKRSYKGRKNKYVQPSEKEVAASKDGLDNSVYNSCSKEHLSSSKTKGTCYQDSKKTQIHQTPSYSSTGLHTCTTLSPCCHKEMSSCHTNGDCRSRPHTPKHDQLQSSPLLSSTPSSDRNPLSPKRVENSYTPPSHQKVEESSLKKSTPSEASPSKRGRGRPRGSKEMNVQEKTSASPPWKRGRKSASSPLKSHQEEQSFETQPPSRPCIENKKPEQQKLAFMEMSSCLTDGDCSSRPRTPKRDQLQSSPLLSSTPSSDLHPLSPKRVENIYTPHSHQEVEESSLIKSTPSEASPLKRGRGRPRCCKKMNVQEQSSASPPEKRGRESTTSPVKFTQEEPSFETQPPSRPCIETKEPEPQKSDQNMSSDLSIELSVLEEPHPLNHSVFMQEEEEDQDEDEEELPSFLQQDNKKPLSISEGLCVWCKLRKYPYWPAVVKSVNHKSKKASILFIDSCLIDQKRIRKGFSVPLRNLKRFDCDEYETLVDIAKEKYGSAISWSVELISDYRIRIGCGSFSGSFIEYCAADISCPVWKKYSEKKSVLTFPSQEILGEECDNSDNNTEDIVEEQDELLSKKVLPDRSKAARNRANEHLIDFIIRRKVENRLLAVISGRESSKWMQALHKPSRPVVDVYLEDEEQVDRVYRYLNKVCDSFPETNTCLENNQVDRIRLILDVLLPEAIIHAIAGVHKLSLEKAEEKYRRGPCFSNRERQEFDMMIEQQMKLKEITQHHRP from the exons ATGATTGCAGGAATGAGTTCGGCAGAAAACTTGAATGCACACCACCGAAGGAATCCTCGTAGGACCTGTCGCATTTCTGATTTTCTTTCAGAACTTAACAAACCCGTTTCAAGCTTCAAAGCGTACATCCTTCATAGTAAAGAAACCACAGCGTCTCAAGATCTGAATACTGCAGAATCATGCAGACAAAGAAAGGTCAAGAAGGAAAAGGAGAAACCTCAAATAGTAAACCAAAATGCTCTTCCTGATGCATCACCCTGTTTACAAAAATCCACATATGAACTACTGGGTATAAATGGAGAGATATCTTCAAACTCACATAAACCTGAGCCGTTGGTGCCTCAAAAAATGACTACCCCCAAATGCCCATCAAAGACTTCAAAAAGATCTTACAAGggaaggaaaaataaatatgttcAACCGAGTGAGAAAGAAGTAGCTGCTAGCAAAGATGGACTGGACAATTCTGTATACAATTCATGCTCAAAAGAACACTTAAGCTCTTCAAAAACAAAAGGGACATGTTATCAGGACTCTAAAAAAACTCAAATCCATCAGACCCCTTCTTATAGTTCTACTGGGCTTCACACATGTACTACATTATCTCCTTGTTGTCATAAAGAGATGTCCTCCTGCCACACTAATGGTGATTGTAGATCCAGACCACACACCCCAAAACATGACCAGCTTCAGTCCAGCCCTCTCTTAAGCTCCACGCCGAGCTCAGACCGCAATCCCCTGTCTCCAAAAAGAGTTGAGAATAGTTACACACCACCTAGTCATCAGAAAGTTGAAGAGTCCAGTCtaaaaaag TCAACTCCTTCAGAGGCTTCACCATCAAAACGGGGCAGAGGAAGGCCAAGAGGTAGCAAGGAAATGAATGTGCAGGAAAAGACAAGTGCCTCTCCTCCATGGAAACGTGGCAGGAAAAGTGCATCATCTCCTTTAAAATCTCATCAGGAGGAGCAATCCTTTGAGACGCAGCCTCCAAGTAGACCTTGCATTGAAAACAAGAAGCCAGAGCAACAGAAATTGG CCTTTATGGAGATGTCCTCCTGCCTCACTGATGGTGATTGCAGCTCCAGACCACGCACCCCAAAACGGGACCAGCTTCAGTCCAGCCCTCTTTTAAGCTCCACGCCGAGCTCAGACCTCCATCCCCTGTCTCCAAAAAGAGTTGAGAATATTTACACACCACATAGTCATCAGGAAGTCGAAGAGTCCAGTCTAATAAAG TCAACTCCTTCAGAGGCTTCACCATTAAAACGGGGCAGAGGAAGGCCAAGATGTTGCAAGAAAATGAATGTGCAGGAACAGTCGAGTGCCTCACCACCAGAGAAACGCGGCAGGGAAAGTACAACGTCTCCTGTAAAATTTACTCAGGAAGAGCCATCCTTTGAGACACAGCCTCCAAGTAGACCTTGCATTGAAACCAAGGAGCCAGAGCCACAGAAATCAG ATCAAAACATGTCCTCTGACCTCTCCATCGAGCTGAGCGTGCTGGAGGAGCCTCATCCTCTTAACCACTCTGTCTTCATgcaggaggaggaagaggaccaGGATGAAGATGAAGAGGAGCTGCCCAGCTTTTTGCAGCAGGACAATAAAA AGCCTTTGTCAATCTCAGAGGGACTCTGCGTGTGGTGCAAATTGAGGAAATATCCCTACTGGCCAGCGGTG GTTAAAAGTGTGAATCACAAGAGCAAAAAAGccagcattttatttattgactCTTGCCTAATCGACCAAAAGAGAATTAGAAAAGG GTTTTCTGTACCCCTACGAAACCTAAAACGTTTTGACTGTGATGAGTATGAAACATTGGTG GACATAGCAAAAGAGAAGTATGGCAGTGCTATTTCCTGGTCTGTGGAACTGATATCTGATTATAGGATCCGCATTG GATGTGGATCCTTCTCTGGCTCCTTCATCGAATATTGTGCCGCTGACATCA GTTGCCCAGTGTGGAAGAAGTACTCTGAGAAGAAATCTGTGCTGACCTTCCCCAGTCAGGAGATTCTGGGTGAAGAGTGTGACAACTCCGATAATAACACAGAGGACATTGTGGAAGAGCAAGATGAGCTCCTCTCTAAGAAAGTGCTGCCTGACCGATCCAAGGCTGCACGGAACCGTGCCAACGAGCACTTGATTGACTTTATCATCAGACGAAAAGTTGAAAACCGCTTACTG GCAGTCATCAGCGGTCGCGAGTCATCTAAATGGATGCAAGCCCTCCACAAACCTTCTCGCCCAGTGGTTGATGTCTATCTGGAAGATGAGGAGCAGGTTGATAGGGTGTACCGTTACCTGAACAAAGTCTGCGATAGCTTCCCTGAAACAAACACCTGCCTAGAAAATAACCAGGTGGACCGGATCCGACTTATCCTTGATGTTCTCCTGCCTGAG GCCATTATCCATGCCATTGCTGGAGTCCACAAGCTTTCCCTGGAGAAGGCAGAGGAGAAGTACCGCAGAGGGCCGTGCTTTAGTAACAG AGAAAGACAGGAGTTTGACATGATGATTGAACAGCAGATGAAGCTCAAGGAAATCACACAGCATCATAGACCGTGA
- the si:dkey-127k13.1 gene encoding nucleolar protein dao-5 isoform X1, producing the protein MIAGMSSAENLNAHHRRNPRRTCRISDFLSELNKPVSSFKAYILHSKETTASQDLNTAESCRQRKVKKEKEKPQIVNQNALPDASPCLQKSTYELLGINGEISSNSHKPEPLVPQKMTTPKCPSKTSKRSYKGRKNKYVQPSEKEVAASKDGLDNSVYNSCSKEHLSSSKTKGTCYQDSKKTQIHQTPSYSSTGLHTCTTLSPCCHKEMSSCHTNGDCRSRPHTPKHDQLQSSPLLSSTPSSDRNPLSPKRVENSYTPPSHQKVEESSLKKSTPSEASPSKRGRGRPRGSKEMNVQEKTSASPPWKRGRKSASSPLKSHQEEQSFETQPPSRPCIENKKPEQQKLAFMEMSSCLTDGDCSSRPRTPKRDQLQSSPLLSSTPSSDLHPLSPKRVENIYTPHSHQEVEESSLIKSTPSEASPLKRGRGRPRCCKKMNVQEQSSASPPEKRGRESTTSPVKFTQEEPSFETQPPSRPCIETKEPEPQKSAIMEMSSSHTNHGCSSRPRTPKHDQLQSSPFLSSTLSSDLHPLSPKRVENSYTSHCHQKVEESSLIKSTPSEAPPLKRGRGRPKGSKKTNVQEQTSASPPRKLGRKSATSPVKSHQEEPSFETQPPSRPCIETKEPEQQKSAIMEMSSCHPDGDCSSRPRTPKRDQLQSSPLLSSTLSSDLHPLSPKRSTPSEASPLKRGRGRPRGSKKTNVQEQSSASPPGKRGRKSATSPVKSHQEERSFETQPPSRPCIETKEPEPQKSADQNMSSDLSIELSVLEEPHPLNHSVFMQEEEEDQDEDEEELPSFLQQDNKKPLSISEGLCVWCKLRKYPYWPAVVKSVNHKSKKASILFIDSCLIDQKRIRKGFSVPLRNLKRFDCDEYETLVDIAKEKYGSAISWSVELISDYRIRIGCGSFSGSFIEYCAADISCPVWKKYSEKKSVLTFPSQEILGEECDNSDNNTEDIVEEQDELLSKKVLPDRSKAARNRANEHLIDFIIRRKVENRLLAVISGRESSKWMQALHKPSRPVVDVYLEDEEQVDRVYRYLNKVCDSFPETNTCLENNQVDRIRLILDVLLPEAIIHAIAGVHKLSLEKAEEKYRRGPCFSNRERQEFDMMIEQQMKLKEITQHHRP; encoded by the exons ATGATTGCAGGAATGAGTTCGGCAGAAAACTTGAATGCACACCACCGAAGGAATCCTCGTAGGACCTGTCGCATTTCTGATTTTCTTTCAGAACTTAACAAACCCGTTTCAAGCTTCAAAGCGTACATCCTTCATAGTAAAGAAACCACAGCGTCTCAAGATCTGAATACTGCAGAATCATGCAGACAAAGAAAGGTCAAGAAGGAAAAGGAGAAACCTCAAATAGTAAACCAAAATGCTCTTCCTGATGCATCACCCTGTTTACAAAAATCCACATATGAACTACTGGGTATAAATGGAGAGATATCTTCAAACTCACATAAACCTGAGCCGTTGGTGCCTCAAAAAATGACTACCCCCAAATGCCCATCAAAGACTTCAAAAAGATCTTACAAGggaaggaaaaataaatatgttcAACCGAGTGAGAAAGAAGTAGCTGCTAGCAAAGATGGACTGGACAATTCTGTATACAATTCATGCTCAAAAGAACACTTAAGCTCTTCAAAAACAAAAGGGACATGTTATCAGGACTCTAAAAAAACTCAAATCCATCAGACCCCTTCTTATAGTTCTACTGGGCTTCACACATGTACTACATTATCTCCTTGTTGTCATAAAGAGATGTCCTCCTGCCACACTAATGGTGATTGTAGATCCAGACCACACACCCCAAAACATGACCAGCTTCAGTCCAGCCCTCTCTTAAGCTCCACGCCGAGCTCAGACCGCAATCCCCTGTCTCCAAAAAGAGTTGAGAATAGTTACACACCACCTAGTCATCAGAAAGTTGAAGAGTCCAGTCtaaaaaag TCAACTCCTTCAGAGGCTTCACCATCAAAACGGGGCAGAGGAAGGCCAAGAGGTAGCAAGGAAATGAATGTGCAGGAAAAGACAAGTGCCTCTCCTCCATGGAAACGTGGCAGGAAAAGTGCATCATCTCCTTTAAAATCTCATCAGGAGGAGCAATCCTTTGAGACGCAGCCTCCAAGTAGACCTTGCATTGAAAACAAGAAGCCAGAGCAACAGAAATTGG CCTTTATGGAGATGTCCTCCTGCCTCACTGATGGTGATTGCAGCTCCAGACCACGCACCCCAAAACGGGACCAGCTTCAGTCCAGCCCTCTTTTAAGCTCCACGCCGAGCTCAGACCTCCATCCCCTGTCTCCAAAAAGAGTTGAGAATATTTACACACCACATAGTCATCAGGAAGTCGAAGAGTCCAGTCTAATAAAG TCAACTCCTTCAGAGGCTTCACCATTAAAACGGGGCAGAGGAAGGCCAAGATGTTGCAAGAAAATGAATGTGCAGGAACAGTCGAGTGCCTCACCACCAGAGAAACGCGGCAGGGAAAGTACAACGTCTCCTGTAAAATTTACTCAGGAAGAGCCATCCTTTGAGACACAGCCTCCAAGTAGACCTTGCATTGAAACCAAGGAGCCAGAGCCACAGAAATCAG CCATTATGGAGATGTCCTCCAGCCACACTAATCATGGTTGTAGCTCCAGACCACGCACCCCAAAACATGACCAGCTTCAGTCCAGCCCATTCTTAAGCTCCACGCTAAGCTCAGACCTCCACCCCCTGTCTCCAAAAAGAGTTGAGAATAGTTATACATCACATTGTCATCAGAAAGTCGAAGAGTCCAGTCTAataaag TCAACTCCTTCAGAGGCTCCACCATTAAAACGGGGCAGAGGAAGGCCGAAAGGTAGCAAAAAAACGAATGTGCAGGAACAGACGAGTGCCTCTCCACCAAGGAAACTCGGCAGGAAAAGTGCAACGTCTCCTGTAAAATCTCATCAGGAAGAGCCATCCTTTGAGACGCAGCCTCCAAGTAGACCTTGCATTGAAACTAAGGAGCCAGAGCAACAGAAATCAG CCATTATGGAGATGTCCTCCTGCCACCCTGATGGGGATTGTAGCTCCAGACCACGCACCCCAAAACGGGACCAGCTTCAGTCCAGCCCTCTCTTAAGCTCCACGCTAAGCTCAGACCTCCATCCCCTGTCTCCAAAAAGA TCAACTCCTTCAGAGGCTTCACCATTAAAACGGGGCAGAGGAAGGCCAAGAGGTAGCAAAAAAACGAATGTGCAGGAACAGTCGAGTGCCTCTCCACCAGGGAAACGCGGCAGGAAAAGTGCAACGTCTCCTGTAAAATCTCATCAGGAAGAGCGATCCTTTGAGACGCAGCCTCCAAGTAGACCTTGCATTGAAACTAAGGAGCCAGAGCCACAGAAATCAG CAGATCAAAACATGTCCTCTGACCTCTCCATCGAGCTGAGCGTGCTGGAGGAGCCTCATCCTCTTAACCACTCTGTCTTCATgcaggaggaggaagaggaccaGGATGAAGATGAAGAGGAGCTGCCCAGCTTTTTGCAGCAGGACAATAAAA AGCCTTTGTCAATCTCAGAGGGACTCTGCGTGTGGTGCAAATTGAGGAAATATCCCTACTGGCCAGCGGTG GTTAAAAGTGTGAATCACAAGAGCAAAAAAGccagcattttatttattgactCTTGCCTAATCGACCAAAAGAGAATTAGAAAAGG GTTTTCTGTACCCCTACGAAACCTAAAACGTTTTGACTGTGATGAGTATGAAACATTGGTG GACATAGCAAAAGAGAAGTATGGCAGTGCTATTTCCTGGTCTGTGGAACTGATATCTGATTATAGGATCCGCATTG GATGTGGATCCTTCTCTGGCTCCTTCATCGAATATTGTGCCGCTGACATCA GTTGCCCAGTGTGGAAGAAGTACTCTGAGAAGAAATCTGTGCTGACCTTCCCCAGTCAGGAGATTCTGGGTGAAGAGTGTGACAACTCCGATAATAACACAGAGGACATTGTGGAAGAGCAAGATGAGCTCCTCTCTAAGAAAGTGCTGCCTGACCGATCCAAGGCTGCACGGAACCGTGCCAACGAGCACTTGATTGACTTTATCATCAGACGAAAAGTTGAAAACCGCTTACTG GCAGTCATCAGCGGTCGCGAGTCATCTAAATGGATGCAAGCCCTCCACAAACCTTCTCGCCCAGTGGTTGATGTCTATCTGGAAGATGAGGAGCAGGTTGATAGGGTGTACCGTTACCTGAACAAAGTCTGCGATAGCTTCCCTGAAACAAACACCTGCCTAGAAAATAACCAGGTGGACCGGATCCGACTTATCCTTGATGTTCTCCTGCCTGAG GCCATTATCCATGCCATTGCTGGAGTCCACAAGCTTTCCCTGGAGAAGGCAGAGGAGAAGTACCGCAGAGGGCCGTGCTTTAGTAACAG AGAAAGACAGGAGTTTGACATGATGATTGAACAGCAGATGAAGCTCAAGGAAATCACACAGCATCATAGACCGTGA
- the si:dkey-127k13.1 gene encoding nucleolar protein dao-5 isoform X2: MIAGMSSAENLNAHHRRNPRRTCRISDFLSELNKPVSSFKAYILHSKETTASQDLNTAESCRQRKVKKEKEKPQIVNQNALPDASPCLQKSTYELLGINGEISSNSHKPEPLVPQKMTTPKCPSKTSKRSYKGRKNKYVQPSEKEVAASKDGLDNSVYNSCSKEHLSSSKTKGTCYQDSKKTQIHQTPSYSSTGLHTCTTLSPCCHKEMSSCHTNGDCRSRPHTPKHDQLQSSPLLSSTPSSDRNPLSPKRVENSYTPPSHQKVEESSLKKSTPSEASPSKRGRGRPRGSKEMNVQEKTSASPPWKRGRKSASSPLKSHQEEQSFETQPPSRPCIENKKPEQQKLAFMEMSSCLTDGDCSSRPRTPKRDQLQSSPLLSSTPSSDLHPLSPKRVENIYTPHSHQEVEESSLIKSTPSEASPLKRGRGRPRCCKKMNVQEQSSASPPEKRGRESTTSPVKFTQEEPSFETQPPSRPCIETKEPEPQKSAIMEMSSSHTNHGCSSRPRTPKHDQLQSSPFLSSTLSSDLHPLSPKRVENSYTSHCHQKVEESSLIKSTPSEAPPLKRGRGRPKGSKKTNVQEQTSASPPRKLGRKSATSPVKSHQEEPSFETQPPSRPCIETKEPEQQKSAIMEMSSCHPDGDCSSRPRTPKRDQLQSSPLLSSTLSSDLHPLSPKRSTPSEASPLKRGRGRPRGSKKTNVQEQSSASPPGKRGRKSATSPVKSHQEERSFETQPPSRPCIETKEPEPQKSDQNMSSDLSIELSVLEEPHPLNHSVFMQEEEEDQDEDEEELPSFLQQDNKKPLSISEGLCVWCKLRKYPYWPAVVKSVNHKSKKASILFIDSCLIDQKRIRKGFSVPLRNLKRFDCDEYETLVDIAKEKYGSAISWSVELISDYRIRIGCGSFSGSFIEYCAADISCPVWKKYSEKKSVLTFPSQEILGEECDNSDNNTEDIVEEQDELLSKKVLPDRSKAARNRANEHLIDFIIRRKVENRLLAVISGRESSKWMQALHKPSRPVVDVYLEDEEQVDRVYRYLNKVCDSFPETNTCLENNQVDRIRLILDVLLPEAIIHAIAGVHKLSLEKAEEKYRRGPCFSNRERQEFDMMIEQQMKLKEITQHHRP; the protein is encoded by the exons ATGATTGCAGGAATGAGTTCGGCAGAAAACTTGAATGCACACCACCGAAGGAATCCTCGTAGGACCTGTCGCATTTCTGATTTTCTTTCAGAACTTAACAAACCCGTTTCAAGCTTCAAAGCGTACATCCTTCATAGTAAAGAAACCACAGCGTCTCAAGATCTGAATACTGCAGAATCATGCAGACAAAGAAAGGTCAAGAAGGAAAAGGAGAAACCTCAAATAGTAAACCAAAATGCTCTTCCTGATGCATCACCCTGTTTACAAAAATCCACATATGAACTACTGGGTATAAATGGAGAGATATCTTCAAACTCACATAAACCTGAGCCGTTGGTGCCTCAAAAAATGACTACCCCCAAATGCCCATCAAAGACTTCAAAAAGATCTTACAAGggaaggaaaaataaatatgttcAACCGAGTGAGAAAGAAGTAGCTGCTAGCAAAGATGGACTGGACAATTCTGTATACAATTCATGCTCAAAAGAACACTTAAGCTCTTCAAAAACAAAAGGGACATGTTATCAGGACTCTAAAAAAACTCAAATCCATCAGACCCCTTCTTATAGTTCTACTGGGCTTCACACATGTACTACATTATCTCCTTGTTGTCATAAAGAGATGTCCTCCTGCCACACTAATGGTGATTGTAGATCCAGACCACACACCCCAAAACATGACCAGCTTCAGTCCAGCCCTCTCTTAAGCTCCACGCCGAGCTCAGACCGCAATCCCCTGTCTCCAAAAAGAGTTGAGAATAGTTACACACCACCTAGTCATCAGAAAGTTGAAGAGTCCAGTCtaaaaaag TCAACTCCTTCAGAGGCTTCACCATCAAAACGGGGCAGAGGAAGGCCAAGAGGTAGCAAGGAAATGAATGTGCAGGAAAAGACAAGTGCCTCTCCTCCATGGAAACGTGGCAGGAAAAGTGCATCATCTCCTTTAAAATCTCATCAGGAGGAGCAATCCTTTGAGACGCAGCCTCCAAGTAGACCTTGCATTGAAAACAAGAAGCCAGAGCAACAGAAATTGG CCTTTATGGAGATGTCCTCCTGCCTCACTGATGGTGATTGCAGCTCCAGACCACGCACCCCAAAACGGGACCAGCTTCAGTCCAGCCCTCTTTTAAGCTCCACGCCGAGCTCAGACCTCCATCCCCTGTCTCCAAAAAGAGTTGAGAATATTTACACACCACATAGTCATCAGGAAGTCGAAGAGTCCAGTCTAATAAAG TCAACTCCTTCAGAGGCTTCACCATTAAAACGGGGCAGAGGAAGGCCAAGATGTTGCAAGAAAATGAATGTGCAGGAACAGTCGAGTGCCTCACCACCAGAGAAACGCGGCAGGGAAAGTACAACGTCTCCTGTAAAATTTACTCAGGAAGAGCCATCCTTTGAGACACAGCCTCCAAGTAGACCTTGCATTGAAACCAAGGAGCCAGAGCCACAGAAATCAG CCATTATGGAGATGTCCTCCAGCCACACTAATCATGGTTGTAGCTCCAGACCACGCACCCCAAAACATGACCAGCTTCAGTCCAGCCCATTCTTAAGCTCCACGCTAAGCTCAGACCTCCACCCCCTGTCTCCAAAAAGAGTTGAGAATAGTTATACATCACATTGTCATCAGAAAGTCGAAGAGTCCAGTCTAataaag TCAACTCCTTCAGAGGCTCCACCATTAAAACGGGGCAGAGGAAGGCCGAAAGGTAGCAAAAAAACGAATGTGCAGGAACAGACGAGTGCCTCTCCACCAAGGAAACTCGGCAGGAAAAGTGCAACGTCTCCTGTAAAATCTCATCAGGAAGAGCCATCCTTTGAGACGCAGCCTCCAAGTAGACCTTGCATTGAAACTAAGGAGCCAGAGCAACAGAAATCAG CCATTATGGAGATGTCCTCCTGCCACCCTGATGGGGATTGTAGCTCCAGACCACGCACCCCAAAACGGGACCAGCTTCAGTCCAGCCCTCTCTTAAGCTCCACGCTAAGCTCAGACCTCCATCCCCTGTCTCCAAAAAGA TCAACTCCTTCAGAGGCTTCACCATTAAAACGGGGCAGAGGAAGGCCAAGAGGTAGCAAAAAAACGAATGTGCAGGAACAGTCGAGTGCCTCTCCACCAGGGAAACGCGGCAGGAAAAGTGCAACGTCTCCTGTAAAATCTCATCAGGAAGAGCGATCCTTTGAGACGCAGCCTCCAAGTAGACCTTGCATTGAAACTAAGGAGCCAGAGCCACAGAAATCAG ATCAAAACATGTCCTCTGACCTCTCCATCGAGCTGAGCGTGCTGGAGGAGCCTCATCCTCTTAACCACTCTGTCTTCATgcaggaggaggaagaggaccaGGATGAAGATGAAGAGGAGCTGCCCAGCTTTTTGCAGCAGGACAATAAAA AGCCTTTGTCAATCTCAGAGGGACTCTGCGTGTGGTGCAAATTGAGGAAATATCCCTACTGGCCAGCGGTG GTTAAAAGTGTGAATCACAAGAGCAAAAAAGccagcattttatttattgactCTTGCCTAATCGACCAAAAGAGAATTAGAAAAGG GTTTTCTGTACCCCTACGAAACCTAAAACGTTTTGACTGTGATGAGTATGAAACATTGGTG GACATAGCAAAAGAGAAGTATGGCAGTGCTATTTCCTGGTCTGTGGAACTGATATCTGATTATAGGATCCGCATTG GATGTGGATCCTTCTCTGGCTCCTTCATCGAATATTGTGCCGCTGACATCA GTTGCCCAGTGTGGAAGAAGTACTCTGAGAAGAAATCTGTGCTGACCTTCCCCAGTCAGGAGATTCTGGGTGAAGAGTGTGACAACTCCGATAATAACACAGAGGACATTGTGGAAGAGCAAGATGAGCTCCTCTCTAAGAAAGTGCTGCCTGACCGATCCAAGGCTGCACGGAACCGTGCCAACGAGCACTTGATTGACTTTATCATCAGACGAAAAGTTGAAAACCGCTTACTG GCAGTCATCAGCGGTCGCGAGTCATCTAAATGGATGCAAGCCCTCCACAAACCTTCTCGCCCAGTGGTTGATGTCTATCTGGAAGATGAGGAGCAGGTTGATAGGGTGTACCGTTACCTGAACAAAGTCTGCGATAGCTTCCCTGAAACAAACACCTGCCTAGAAAATAACCAGGTGGACCGGATCCGACTTATCCTTGATGTTCTCCTGCCTGAG GCCATTATCCATGCCATTGCTGGAGTCCACAAGCTTTCCCTGGAGAAGGCAGAGGAGAAGTACCGCAGAGGGCCGTGCTTTAGTAACAG AGAAAGACAGGAGTTTGACATGATGATTGAACAGCAGATGAAGCTCAAGGAAATCACACAGCATCATAGACCGTGA